A single genomic interval of Lathyrus oleraceus cultivar Zhongwan6 chromosome 7, CAAS_Psat_ZW6_1.0, whole genome shotgun sequence harbors:
- the LOC127100556 gene encoding uncharacterized mitochondrial protein AtMg00810: MVQHVVKQMQSEFEMSLVGELTYFLGLQVKQMEDFVFLCQRKYAKNIVKKLRLENASHKRTPSPTHLKLSKDEKGISVDHSLYRSMIGSLLYLTASRPNITFVVGVCARYQAEPKGVDSNVFPDVQTYLAKETSLEGDSSEKADEYVPKQVVHERRSKKKDNECVPEQVAHERMSNKKVDYGVNIDDLTTDKEPLTNILALGIDKRLQRRKGKIDEEEKEVEHGGDDNVGDDVEDSIDGNIDENDEDKES, translated from the exons ATGGTCCAACATGTTGTCAAgcaaatgcaatctgagtttgaaatgagtttggtagGTGAATTAACTTACTTTCTTGGACTccaagtcaaacagatggaagacttTGTCTTTCTTTGTCAAAGAAAGTATGCAAAGAATATTGTGAAGAAATTAAGATTGGAGAATGCTAGTCATAAAAGAACTCCTTCTCCTACTCACTTGAAGTTATCTAAAGATGAAAAGGGCATAAGTGTTGATCATAgtttgtatagaagcatgattGGTAGTCTTCTATACCTTACAGCAAGCAGACCAAATATAACTTTTGTTGTTGGagtttgtgctagatatcaagcagaacccaaa GGAGTGGATTCAAATGTTTTTCCAGATGTTCAAACATATTTGGCAAAAGAAACTAGCCTTGAAGGTGATTCTAGTGAAAAGGCTGATGAATATGTCCCTAAGCAAGTTGTGCATGAAAGAAGGAGTAAGAAAAAGGATAATGAATGTGTCCCTGAGCAAGTTGCTCATGAAAGAATGAGTAATAAGAAGGTTGATTATGGTGTCAATATTGATGACCTAACAACTGATAAGGAACCTCTTACCAACATCTTGGCTCTTGGAATAGACAAAAGACTTCAGAGAAGAAAAGGAAAG ATAGATGAAGAGGAAAAGGAAGTTGAACATGGTGGTGATGACAATGTTGGAGATGATGTAGAGGACTCTATTGATGGCAATATTGATGAGAATGATGAAGATAAAGAATCTTAA